From one Triticum aestivum cultivar Chinese Spring chromosome 4B, IWGSC CS RefSeq v2.1, whole genome shotgun sequence genomic stretch:
- the LOC123092993 gene encoding SNAP25 homologous protein SNAP33, whose protein sequence is MSVSMNMRQNSVSTPIRRTTNPFDSDSDSEVPSRPSRAQSAPMQHTNQSVQELEDYTLRKAEETSSKVNDCVRAAEVIREDATQILLTLHRQGEQITHTHRVAADIEHDLTISEKLLGSLGGLFSKTWRPKRNQHIKGPVSQNSSFKSTSNQMEQRQNLGIGSRRQQSPSSVHSAPATAMDKIKAEKARQDDAFADLSNMLGDLKDMALDMGTEIDRQNKSLDTFSDDVDELNFRVKGANQRGRRLLGK, encoded by the exons ATGTCAGTATCAATGAATATGAGGCAAAACTCAGTCAGCACTCCTATCCGTAGGACGACAAATCCCTTTGATTCAGACTCTGATTCTGAAGTGCCCTCAAGACCATCAAGGGCACAATCAGCTCCAATGCAGCACACCAACCAATCTGTGCAAGAATTGGAAGATTACACTCTACGTAAAGCAGAAGAAACCTCAAGCAAAGTAAATGATTGTGTTAGGGCAGCCGAAGTTATTAGGGAAGATGCGACACAAATACTGCTGACTTTGCATCGACAAGGTGAACAGATCACTCACACTCATCGAGTAGCGGCTGACATCGAGCATGACCTTACCATA AGTGAGAAGCTTTTGGGAAGTCTAGGAGGACTATTTTCGAAGACATGGAGGCCAAAGAGAAATCAGCATATAAAAGGACCTGTTTCACAGA ATAGTTCTTTTAAGAGTACATCAAACCAAATGGAGCAGAGGCAGAATCTTGGTATTGGCTCAAGACGTCAACAATCTCCCAGTTCTGTACATAGTGCGCCTGCAACTGCGATGGACAAAATTAAG GCTGAGAAAGCAAGGCAGGACGATGCATTTGCAGACTTGAGTAACATGTTGGGAGACCTGAAGGATATGGCACTGGATATGGGTACAGAAATCGACAG GCAAAACAAATCACTGGATACTTTCAGCGACGACGTTGATGAGCTGAACTTCAGAGTCAAAGGTGCGAACCAACGGGGACGTCGGTTGCTTGGGAAGTGA